A stretch of Pseudomonadota bacterium DNA encodes these proteins:
- a CDS encoding glycosyltransferase family 39 protein, with translation MKKETPNIKHIIVLILLAYIFLFHGIGDYSLKEPDEGRYAEIPREMIELNDYLVPHLNYVRYFEKPPLFYWAVAASFKCFGINEWAFRFPNAFSAFLCVTALYIFIRRWINSETAFISSIILMSSFGFFSMSRVATIDMFFSMWLFLSILFFYGYYRENKSFFIYSFYAVLGMATLAKGFVPIMLVAVTIIIFLLTERKISFLKKLKLAKGAAIYCLIVFPWFLTISLKEKEFFYFFVIDQHILRFLTSKHKRTGSIFYFFPVLFGGMFPWSLFIPRSIMQLWNKSELRLLIIWSCVVFIFFSISKSKLPPYILPIFPSLSILIGYLFYEQWHQPDKKSIEAFSYIIVFLLFAVASMLGISGTLNEWVKEISSEAIIILNGLKGFLIAVLVISIIPACLFCFRKFNRFSFMFYTLFIFSFLFVFALLLHLNTIDMLNTTKTIANSINEKKDNYDYIINYASYDQTLPFYTKKRIIIASYKGELEMGSKYNDAKKYFIDEDTFINLYKTDKKIFCILKEKRLNRLKEKIPDKILIINCHNERCLITNKY, from the coding sequence ATGAAAAAAGAAACTCCAAATATAAAACACATAATTGTCCTGATTTTACTGGCATATATTTTTTTGTTTCATGGCATTGGTGATTATTCATTAAAAGAACCTGATGAAGGAAGGTATGCTGAAATTCCAAGAGAAATGATCGAATTGAATGATTACTTGGTACCACATTTGAATTATGTAAGGTATTTTGAAAAACCACCTTTATTTTATTGGGCTGTTGCAGCTTCTTTCAAGTGTTTCGGCATAAATGAGTGGGCCTTCAGATTTCCAAATGCTTTTTCTGCGTTCTTGTGTGTAACTGCACTTTATATATTTATTAGAAGGTGGATCAACAGTGAAACCGCTTTTATATCTTCAATTATTCTTATGTCATCTTTTGGTTTTTTTTCGATGTCAAGAGTTGCAACTATTGACATGTTTTTCAGTATGTGGCTGTTTCTCTCTATTCTTTTTTTCTACGGATACTACAGGGAAAATAAATCTTTTTTTATTTACTCTTTCTATGCTGTTTTAGGAATGGCAACACTTGCAAAGGGTTTTGTTCCTATTATGCTTGTTGCAGTAACAATTATTATTTTCCTATTAACGGAAAGAAAGATATCTTTTTTAAAAAAACTAAAATTGGCAAAGGGCGCGGCTATTTATTGCCTTATTGTATTCCCATGGTTTTTAACAATTTCTTTAAAAGAAAAAGAGTTCTTCTATTTCTTTGTTATAGACCAGCACATATTGCGGTTCTTAACCTCAAAACACAAAAGAACAGGTTCTATTTTTTACTTTTTCCCTGTGTTGTTCGGTGGTATGTTCCCGTGGTCTCTATTTATACCGCGCAGCATCATGCAATTATGGAATAAAAGCGAATTAAGATTACTTATCATCTGGAGTTGTGTGGTTTTTATTTTTTTCAGTATCTCAAAATCAAAATTACCTCCCTATATTCTTCCCATTTTTCCTTCATTATCAATTTTAATAGGCTACTTATTCTATGAACAATGGCATCAGCCTGACAAAAAAAGTATTGAAGCCTTTTCATATATAATTGTTTTTCTTCTTTTTGCAGTAGCTTCGATGCTTGGGATAAGCGGAACATTAAATGAGTGGGTAAAAGAAATATCATCGGAAGCAATCATTATCCTTAATGGTTTGAAAGGTTTTCTCATTGCAGTTTTGGTTATTTCAATCATACCTGCATGTTTATTTTGTTTTCGCAAGTTCAACAGATTTTCCTTCATGTTTTATACTTTATTCATATTTTCTTTTTTATTTGTATTTGCATTACTGTTACATCTCAATACAATAGACATGCTGAATACTACTAAAACAATAGCTAACTCAATTAACGAAAAAAAAGATAATTATGATTATATAATCAATTATGCTTCATACGACCAAACACTCCCTTTTTATACAAAAAAAAGAATTATTATTGCTTCTTATAAGGGCGAATTGGAAATGGGATCTAAATATAATGATGCAAAAAAATATTTTATTGATGAGGATACTTTCATAAATCTATATAAAACCGATAAAAAAATATTTTGTATTTTAAAAGAAAAAAGACTGAACCGATTAAAAGAAAAAATACCAGATAAAATATTGATAATTAATTGCCATAATGAAAGGTGCTTAATTACAAATAAATATTAA
- a CDS encoding transglycosylase SLT domain-containing protein, with translation MRRFSILCTISLILLAGCSTTGRNIVYNPLFDNDNNALTENNTEVVRKESVNPGKKITQNVDDEEDIVSLLGEDYYKNFDIPIVFNDAVKYFIQYFTTEKRKVFSNWLKRSRFYIPIIKEILNEEGLPEDLVYLAMIESGFNPKAYSPANASGPWQFIYTTGGRYGLRSNYWIDERRDPEKSTIAATKYLRDLFNQFGCWYLAAAGYNAGEGRVGRAIERHNTNNFWELVKYNTLPKETREYIPKLIAAAIIAKEPEKFGFGSITYDQPIKFMEVKVPAGSPLITIAKAASIDISVLKSINPEILRGITPPDIHNYSVKLPYSVDKSTFDNNLQAAMENEKKIKGISPYKARKGDTIIKIAKKYRITPVEIFLVNGTGDEIKVKPGMIVNIPRFATQLIKEADSRKVGKNKKFAKLDTKDVSKKPDANSSEKKENSKTICHIVKKGETLAAISNKYGMDIASIKSANNMSYSQER, from the coding sequence ATGAGAAGATTTTCAATATTATGCACCATTAGCTTAATACTTCTTGCTGGATGTTCTACGACAGGGAGAAATATTGTATATAACCCGCTCTTTGATAATGATAACAACGCCTTAACAGAAAATAATACTGAAGTTGTTAGGAAGGAAAGTGTTAACCCAGGCAAAAAAATAACACAAAATGTTGATGATGAAGAAGATATAGTATCACTTTTAGGAGAAGACTATTATAAGAATTTTGACATTCCTATAGTATTTAATGATGCAGTTAAATATTTTATACAATATTTTACAACGGAAAAAAGAAAGGTATTCAGCAATTGGTTAAAAAGATCAAGGTTTTACATCCCAATCATTAAGGAGATATTGAATGAGGAGGGGCTGCCTGAAGATCTTGTTTACCTTGCAATGATTGAAAGCGGCTTTAATCCGAAGGCATATTCACCCGCTAATGCATCTGGACCGTGGCAGTTTATATATACAACAGGCGGAAGATATGGGCTAAGGTCAAATTATTGGATAGACGAAAGGCGGGACCCGGAAAAATCAACAATTGCGGCAACAAAATATCTAAGGGATTTATTTAATCAGTTCGGGTGCTGGTATCTTGCTGCAGCAGGATATAATGCAGGTGAAGGAAGGGTAGGGCGGGCAATCGAGAGACACAATACCAATAATTTCTGGGAGCTTGTTAAATACAACACACTCCCAAAAGAAACAAGAGAATACATACCTAAACTCATTGCTGCAGCAATTATTGCAAAGGAACCTGAAAAATTCGGCTTTGGGAGCATTACATATGATCAGCCGATTAAATTCATGGAAGTAAAAGTGCCTGCAGGATCCCCTCTAATTACCATTGCGAAAGCAGCTTCTATCGATATTAGTGTTTTAAAATCGATAAACCCGGAAATATTGAGAGGTATAACTCCGCCAGATATCCATAATTACTCTGTAAAGCTGCCATATTCTGTTGATAAAAGTACTTTTGATAATAATTTACAAGCAGCTATGGAAAATGAGAAAAAAATAAAAGGCATATCTCCCTATAAGGCAAGGAAAGGTGACACGATAATAAAAATTGCAAAAAAATACAGGATAACTCCCGTTGAGATTTTTTTAGTGAATGGAACTGGTGATGAAATAAAAGTAAAACCAGGCATGATTGTCAATATACCTCGCTTTGCTACTCAACTGATAAAAGAGGCTGACTCACGGAAAGTTGGAAAGAATAAAAAATTTGCAAAACTTGACACAAAAGATGTATCAAAAAAACCGGATGCTAATAGCTCAGAAAAGAAAGAAAACTCAAAAACAATATGTCATATAGTCAAGAAAGGTGAAACTCTTGCTGCCATATCAAACAAATATGGTATGGATATCGCAAGCATAAAGTCAGCAAACAACATGTCATATAGTCAAGAAAGGTGA
- a CDS encoding GNAT family N-acetyltransferase — MSNFFDKLTVRQLTTGDLDYIVDIDTKVLGETRRDYWVTKIVKEAATRPPDASLVSEIDGKVVGFILGEVSGWEFKVPNNIGWIDTIGIDPDYQNRGIAKVLANALITNLKNYKVDTIYTLVNWNDWDLLQFFHAMGFSRGDMINLVLNV; from the coding sequence ATGAGTAATTTTTTTGATAAACTTACTGTTAGACAACTAACAACTGGAGATTTAGATTACATAGTTGATATAGATACGAAAGTTCTTGGAGAAACTAGACGGGATTACTGGGTTACAAAAATTGTCAAAGAAGCGGCAACAAGACCACCTGACGCATCCCTTGTTTCTGAAATAGATGGAAAAGTCGTGGGATTTATTCTTGGAGAGGTAAGTGGCTGGGAATTTAAAGTTCCAAATAATATTGGATGGATTGACACAATAGGCATTGATCCTGATTATCAAAATAGAGGTATTGCCAAAGTTCTGGCAAATGCTTTAATAACAAATCTTAAAAATTATAAAGTCGATACAATTTATACTCTTGTCAATTGGAATGACTGGGATTTGCTACAGTTTTTTCACGCTATGGGTTTTTCAAGAGGCGACATGATCAATCTTGTTCTTAACGTATAA
- a CDS encoding terpene cyclase/mutase family protein translates to MKKLFFFVLLSIFLIPIVAFSDSQDTLNKSIAHIVSVQDESGAWSRLKGEFPFETEPTSWAVKVLAMNKVAPDKVEKGVNFILKDQKPDGSWNNNTAHTAFTILALKQVNKGDEAIRKGAEYLRAVQDTNGGFKRIGKEGAPLTIYTAVVLCALKEAGYNENDPMVKQAIGWLISCQNADGGYGMPKGAPSLSPSTAWTIKALLAFGTTPSAPSIQNAVNYLLKTQKPSGGFSPVPPAPEDPEATAYAIMALRGLQDKKDTIQKASDYLAKVQQADGAYISNSPVQFNKTPKKNTQTTAFVAWALSEGK, encoded by the coding sequence ATGAAAAAATTATTTTTTTTTGTTTTACTATCAATTTTCTTAATACCAATAGTTGCATTTTCCGATTCACAGGATACACTGAATAAATCTATAGCTCATATTGTGTCTGTCCAGGATGAAAGCGGTGCATGGTCAAGACTGAAGGGTGAGTTTCCCTTCGAGACAGAGCCCACAAGCTGGGCTGTGAAAGTTCTTGCCATGAACAAGGTTGCGCCGGACAAAGTCGAAAAAGGTGTAAATTTTATCCTTAAAGACCAGAAGCCGGATGGAAGTTGGAACAACAACACAGCACATACTGCCTTTACAATCCTTGCATTGAAGCAGGTAAACAAAGGTGATGAAGCAATAAGAAAAGGTGCAGAGTATTTAAGGGCAGTTCAAGATACAAACGGAGGGTTTAAAAGGATAGGAAAAGAAGGCGCTCCGCTTACGATTTATACGGCTGTTGTGTTGTGTGCGCTAAAGGAAGCGGGATACAATGAGAACGATCCTATGGTTAAACAGGCTATCGGCTGGTTGATAAGTTGCCAGAATGCCGATGGTGGTTATGGAATGCCAAAAGGAGCACCATCATTATCTCCAAGCACTGCCTGGACTATAAAGGCTTTACTTGCATTCGGGACGACACCGTCAGCACCATCTATCCAGAATGCTGTCAATTATTTATTAAAAACCCAGAAGCCTTCAGGAGGTTTTTCCCCTGTTCCGCCTGCACCGGAAGACCCTGAGGCTACCGCATATGCGATCATGGCATTAAGAGGTTTACAAGACAAAAAAGATACTATACAAAAGGCTTCTGATTATCTTGCAAAGGTACAGCAAGCTGATGGCGCCTATATAAGTAACTCACCTGTTCAGTTTAATAAGACACCGAAGAA